Part of the Candidatus Polarisedimenticolaceae bacterium genome is shown below.
CGTGCGTCGGCTTCGGACATGCCGCGGGCGACCGCGCGTGCCATCTGCGTCTCGGGACGGCACGAAACGACGACGAGGGCGTCGTAGCCCCGGTACATCCCGGTCTCGACGAGGAGCGCGGCGTCGATGAGGGCGACGGCCGTTCCGGGGAGGGTGGATGTCGCGCGCACGATCTCCTCCCGAATGAGCGGATGAAGGATCGCGTTCAAGTCGGCGCGCGCGGCGTCGTCCCTGAAGACGATCGCGCCGAGGCGGCCGCGATCGACGGTGCCGAAGCGCGCCGTCACTGCCGCGACGCCCCGTCCGCCCGGTGCGAGCAACTGGTGCGCGATCGCGTCGGCGTCGACGTGGGTCGCGCCGAGCTCGCGGAACATCGCGGCGACGGTGC
Proteins encoded:
- the coaE gene encoding dephospho-CoA kinase (Dephospho-CoA kinase (CoaE) performs the final step in coenzyme A biosynthesis.), yielding MLRVGLTGGLASGKSTVAAMFRELGATHVDADAIAHQLLAPGGRGVAAVTARFGTVDRGRLGAIVFRDDAARADLNAILHPLIREEIVRATSTLPGTAVALIDAALLVETGMYRGYDALVVVSCRPETQMARAVARGMSEADARARLAAQAPLETKTAVADFVIDTETTLDRTAEQVRAVWEKLKRRA